From the genome of Danio rerio strain Tuebingen ecotype United States chromosome 2, GRCz12tu, whole genome shotgun sequence, one region includes:
- the eif4g1a gene encoding eukaryotic translation initiation factor 4 gamma 1a isoform X19, with the protein MNKPPQPITGPPAVPHPAQSPGLTQAAYPPGQPSSVVFPGPSPQMNTAPQPRQFAPGPRALHQQPYYTNRPNMQGSAPRVPTSNTTRPVAPTHVYQPTSQVMMIPQQQLQFAANSQGHPIYLHGQFRSPYMPPTQQFPVSSGTAGFYGGSSPAEYAAAYYPATQQYQTPVPPTPVMMNPAQQQQAPLPQQAAPQPTGPVKPRERKQIRIRDPNQGGRDITEEIMSGGRTTSTPTPPQTAGTEVGSPVQTNGESVPTFPAEISTDDEVKAMVSPASASTPPPCKTPEPPAPSSIDSKPESEVRPASPESKIPSPPEEDLVVPSPSPPPANNPQTSEPQIADSVDAPVLPEASAQKEPKEPCAPVEPEEAEEKEYEPVAETEVTAASSPAVVASSAVESSPNVAEDRDGAPVITEMPVPELAADEPKEQPLLNGLPQDSAEVPDVKPESSANPVAEQVVPQDQQSCLTAVKASVEETEKEKAEEAPTPAPVCLVEETTMQAASPIVLKKKKKIKDLNKKDVGDVLDAFKEPEEEKPAPEPEVVQKEPPAPPVEETDETWEEKEDKLDTENIEPEASKPVEQKYQYKEEQWKPINPEEKKRYDREFLLGFQFISASMHKPEGLPHISDVVLDKANKTPLRPLDPRSLMNCGPDFTPSYANLGRQSSGGGGRGPSARRPQPGRGKDQISRNPKIITSVSLKDNIELNQAENAWTPSVKKQVRSRGEEEEDDAEAAKTQELFRRVRSVLNKLTPQMFQQLMKQVTELAIDTEERLKGVIDLIFEKAISEPNFSVAYANMCRCLMGLKVPTSDKPGVTVNFRKLLLNRCQKEFEKDKDDDEIFEQKQKELDAATEEEERQRLNDELQDAKDKARKRSLGNIKFIGELFKLKMLTEPIMHDCIVKLLKNHDEDSLECLCRLLSTIGKDLDFEKAKPRMDQYFHQMEKIIKEKKTSSRIRFMLQDVLDLRKNNWVPRRGDQGPKTIDQIHKEAELEEHREQIKVQQQLLSKKDSSQGRGGRGGPHSSGGRGSQTQDEGWNIVPITTKSRPIDTSRLSKITKPGDFNNQLLAPGGKGSWGSWGKGSSGGTGAKSTGEQDQGRPTTSTLNRFSALQQSGPPSSSSSSMDSDRRVPQRNSSSRDRSDRDRGDRDRFDRFDRRDDRDRGLDRPLQAITKRSFSRESEERRGGDNRGPPDSVRRVSSMTDNRDRGSRDRDRSKETVKPMAAPALPPPAPVKPAMSEEDLDKKSKSIIEEYLHINDLKEAVQCVQELNSVSLLFVFVRNGVEATLERSTIAREHIGLLFQKLVSAKILHPEQYYKGLQEILEIADDMAIDIPHIWLYLAEIITPMLQDGGIPMGQLFREVSKPLLPMGKAAILLVDVLNIFCKGLSHKKAGAMWLEAGLSWKDFLPEDEDVNKFVTEQKMEFTLGEESEKPSKKELTAEELSKHLDRLLQEKANNQRIYDWVEANLDEQKMSSSQFVRALMMSVCQSAIICENPYRVDVEQINQRAKLLQKYLSDEQKELQALYALQALMVQMEQPANLLRMFFDALYDEDVIKEEAFYKWESSKDPAEQQGKGVALKSVTAFFTWLREAESESDNS; encoded by the exons CAGCTGCCTACTACCCTGCAACACAGCAGTACCAAACGCCAGTGCCTCCTACACCTGTGATGATGAACCCTGCTCAGCAGCAACAGGCTCCACTTCCACAGCAAGCTGCTCCACAGCCGACAGGGCCAGTCAAACCCAGAGAACGCAAACAG ATAAGGATACGTGACCCCAACCAGGGTGGACGTGATATCACAGAGGAGATAATGTCTGGTGGAAGAACGACTTCCACACCAACTCCTCCACAG aCTGCTGGTACAGAAGTGGGAAGTCCAGTTCAGACCAATGGTGAAAGCGTTCCAACTTTTCCTGCTGAGATCAGCACTG ATGATGAAGTGAAGGCCATGGTAAGTCCTGCATCTGCGTCCACCCCTCCTCCATGTAAGACACCAGAGCCCCCAGCACCTTCATCCATCGACTCTAAACCCGAGTCAGAAGTCAGACCTGCTTCACCAGAGAGCAAGATTCCCAGTCCTCCAGAAGAGGATCTTGTGGTACcctctccttctcctcctcctgcaAACAATCCCCAAACTTCAGAGCCTCAAATTGCAGACAGTGTGGATGCTCCAGTGCTCCCTGAAGCCTCTGCTCAGAAGGAGCCCAAGGAGCCCTGTGCTCCTGTGGAGCCAGAGGAAGCCGAGGAGAAAGAGTATGAACCTGTGGCTGAAACAGAAGTTACAGCAGCCTCAAGTCCAGCTGTTGTCGCCTCCAGTGCGGTGGAGTCTTCTCCTAATGTAGCTGAAGATCGTGATGGTGCCCCTGTAATCACAGAGATGCCCGTTCCAGAACTGGCTGCCGATGAGCCAAAGGAACAGCCTTTGTTAAACGGTTTGCCCCAGGACTCTGCAGAGGTTCCAGATGTAAAGCCAGAGAGCTCCGCTAATCCAGTTGCTGAACAAGTGGTTCCACAGGACCAGCAGAGCTGCCTTACAGCTGTTAAAGCAtctgtggaggaaaccgaaaAGGAGAAAGCGGAAGAGGCCCCCACCCCTGCACCAGTCTGCCTTGTTGAAGAAACAACTATGCAAG CTGCCTCCCCAATAGTgctaaagaagaaaaagaagatcaAGGATCTGAATAAGAAGGATGTTGGAGATGTTCTAGATGCCTTCAAGGAG CCAGAGGAGGAGAAGCCAGCTCCTGAGCCAGAGGTGGTTCAGAAAGAGCCCCCAGCCCCACCAGTGGAAGAGACAGATGAAACATGGGAGGAAAAAGAGGACAAGCTCGACACAGAAAATATTGAGCCAGAGGCATCTAAACCTGTGGAACAGAAATATCAATATAAAGAAG AACAATGGAAACCAATCAACCCAGAGGAGAAGAAACGATATGATCGAGAGTTCCTGCTTGGCTTTCAGTTCATTAGTGCAAGCATGCACAAGCCAGAGGGTTTGCCACACATCAGTGATGTTGTCTTGGACAAG GCAAATAAAACCCCCTTGCGGCCCTTGGACCCCAGGAGTCTGATGAACTGTGGGCCTGATTTCACACCTTCATATGCTAACTTGGGTCGGCAGTCATCCGGAGGAGGAGGGCGAGGACCG TCTGCACGGCGCCCTCAGCCGGGTCGAGGCAAAGACCAGATCAGTCGCAACCCCAAGATCATCACCAGCGTTTCTCTCAAAGACAACATTGAGCTCAACCAGGCTGAGAACGCTTGGACACCCTCGGTCAAGAAGCAAGTACGAAGTCGTggagaagaggaggaggatgatgCGGAAGCCGCTAAAACACAGGAGCTGTTCCGCCGTGTGCGCAGTGTCCTGAACAAGCTCACACCACAGATGTTCCAGCAGCTGATGAAGCAGGTGACCGAGCTCGCCATAGACACTGAAGAGAGGCTCAAGGGTGTCATTGACCTCATCTTCGAGAAAGCCATCTCTGAACCCAACTTCTCTGTAGCTTATGCCAACATGTGCCGGTGCCTTATGGGG CTTAAAGTCCCCACTTCAGACAAACCGGGAGTCACTGTGAATTTCCGCAAACTGCTACTGAACCGCTGTCAGAAGGAGTTTGAAAAGGACAAGGATGATGATGAGATCTTTGAGCAGAAACAGAAGGAGCTGGATGCTGCTACTGAG GAAGAGGAGCGTCAGCGCCTGAATGACGAGCTTCAAGATGCCAAGGACAAAGCACGCAAACGGTCGCTGGGAAACATCAAGTTCATCGGCGAGCTGTTCAAGCTGAAAATGCTGACAGAGCCCATCATGCACGACTGCATTGTCAAGCTCTTGAAGAACCATGATGAGGACAGCTTAGAGTGCCTTTGCCGGCTGCTGTCCACCATTGGCAAAGACTTAGACTTTGAGAAGGCCAAG CCTCGTATGGATCAGTACTTCCACCAGATGGAGAAGATCATTAAAGAGAAGAAGACATCATCTAGAATCCGTTTCATGCTTCAGGATGTTTTGGACTTGCGAAAG AACAACTGGGTGCCCAGGAGAGGAGATCAGGGCCCTAAGACCATTGACCAGATCCATAAAGAGGCAGAGTTGGAGGAACACAGAGAGCAAATCAAAGTCCAACAGCAGCTGCTGTCTAAGAAAGACTCAAGTCAGGGTCGTGGGGGTCGTGGTGGGCCACACTCTTCTGGGGGCCGCGGGAGCCAGACCCAGGATGAGGGATGGAACATAGTGCCTATTACCACTAAGAGCAGACCGATTGACACCAGTCGCCTCAGCAAAATTACTAAG CCTGGTGATTTCAACAACCAGTTGCTGGCCCCAGGAGGCAAGGGCTCATGGGGCAGCTGGGGTAAAGGGAGCAGTGGAGGCACAGGAGCAAAGTCTACTGGAGAACAAG ACCAGGGACGACCAACCACGAGCACACTCAACCGCTTCTCTGCACTGCAGCAGTCTGGACCACCTTCGTCGTCCTCATCCTCAATGGACTCTGATCGTAGAGTGCCTCAAAG AAACAGCTCTAGCAGGGACCGTAGTGATAGAGATCGTGGTGACCGTGATCGCTTTGACCGTTTTGATCGACGAGATGACCGGGATAGAGGCCTGGACAGACCACTTCAGGCCATCACCAAACGCAGCTTCAGCCGAGAAAGTGAAGAGCGCAGAGGCGGTGATAACCGCGGACCACCAGATTCTGTACGCCGCGTGTCCAGCATGACAGACAACCGTGACCGAGGAAGTCGAGACCGCGATAGAAGCAAAGAAACTG TGAAGCCAATGGCGGCTCCTGCTCTTCCTCCGCCTGCTCCAGTCAAACCAGCCATGAGCGAAGAAGACCTGGACAAGAAGTCCAAATCTATCATTGAAGAGTATCTCCACATCAATGACCTGAAG GAGGCCGTGCAGTGTGTGCAGGAGTTAAACAGTGTTTCTCTGCTGTTCGTGTTTGTACGGAACGGTGTAGAGGCCACGCTGGAGCGCAGCACCATTGCTAGAGAGCACATTGGCCTGCTGTTTCAGAAGCTCGTTAGCGCTAAAATACTGCATCCAGAGCAGTACTACAAGGG ACTGCAGGAGATTCTTGAGATCGCAGATGACATGGCTATTGACATTCCCCACATTTGGCTTTATTTGGCTGAAATCATCACCCCCATGCTACAGGACGGTGGCATCCCCATGGGCCAGCTCTTTAG GGAAGTGTCCAAACCTCTACTGCCTATGGGCAAAGCTGCCATCCTGCTTGTTGACGTTCTTAACATTTTCTGCAAAGGACTG AGTCACAAAAAAGCTGGAGCCATGTGGCTGGAGGCTGGACTCAGCTGGAAAGACTTTCTGCCTGAAGATGAGGATGTCAATAAGTTTGTTACAGAACAG AAAATGGAGTTCACACTGGGCGAGGAGTCTGAGAAGCCCAGCAAGAAAGAGCTGACTGCTGAGGAGCTGAGTAAACATTTGGACAGGTTGTTACAAGAAAAAGCCAACAACCAGAGGATCTATGACTGGGTAGAG gccAATCTGGATGAGCAAAAGATGAGCTCTAGTCAGTTTGTGCGAGCACTGATGATGTCAGTGTGCCAGTCTGCCATTATAT GTGAGAACCCTTACCGTGTGGACGTGGAGCAGATTAACCAGAGGGCAAAGCTGCTGCAGAAGTACCTTTCTGATGAACAGAAGGAGCTGCAGGCACTCTACGCTCTCCAGGCTCTCATGGTGCAGATGGAGCAGCCGGCCA ATTTACTGCGCATGTTTTTCGATGCGCTGTACGACGAGGACGTGATCAAGGAGGAAGCCTTTTACAAATGGGAATCCAGCAAAGACCCAGCGGAGCAGCAGGGCAAAGGCGTTGCTCTAAAGTCCGTCACTGCCTTCTTTACATGGTTACGAGAGGCCGAGTCTGAATCCGACAACAGCTAA
- the eif4g1a gene encoding eukaryotic translation initiation factor 4 gamma 1a isoform X22: MNKPPQPITGPPAVPHPAQSPGLTQAAYPPGQPSSVVFPGPSPQMNTAPQPRQPYYTNRPNMQGSAPRVPTSNTTRPVAPTHVYQPTSQVMMIPQQQLQFAANSQGHPIYLHGQFRSPYMPPTQQFPVSSGTAGFYGGSSPAEYAAAYYPATQQYQTPVPPTPVMMNPAQQQQAPLPQQAAPQPTGPVKPRERKQIRIRDPNQGGRDITEEIMSGGRTTSTPTPPQTAGTEVGSPVQTNGESVPTFPAEISTDDEVKAMVSPASASTPPPCKTPEPPAPSSIDSKPESEVRPASPESKIPSPPEEDLVVPSPSPPPANNPQTSEPQIADSVDAPVLPEASAQKEPKEPCAPVEPEEAEEKEYEPVAETEVTAASSPAVVASSAVESSPNVAEDRDGAPVITEMPVPELAADEPKEQPLLNGLPQDSAEVPDVKPESSANPVAEQVVPQDQQSCLTAVKASVEETEKEKAEEAPTPAPVCLVEETTMQAASPIVLKKKKKIKDLNKKDVGDVLDAFKEPEEEKPAPEPEVVQKEPPAPPVEETDETWEEKEDKLDTENIEPEASKPVEQKYQYKEEQWKPINPEEKKRYDREFLLGFQFISASMHKPEGLPHISDVVLDKANKTPLRPLDPRSLMNCGPDFTPSYANLGRQSSGGGGRGPSARRPQPGRGKDQISRNPKIITSVSLKDNIELNQAENAWTPSVKKQVRSRGEEEEDDAEAAKTQELFRRVRSVLNKLTPQMFQQLMKQVTELAIDTEERLKGVIDLIFEKAISEPNFSVAYANMCRCLMGLKVPTSDKPGVTVNFRKLLLNRCQKEFEKDKDDDEIFEQKQKELDAATEEEERQRLNDELQDAKDKARKRSLGNIKFIGELFKLKMLTEPIMHDCIVKLLKNHDEDSLECLCRLLSTIGKDLDFEKAKPRMDQYFHQMEKIIKEKKTSSRIRFMLQDVLDLRKNNWVPRRGDQGPKTIDQIHKEAELEEHREQIKVQQQLLSKKDSSQGRGGRGGPHSSGGRGSQTQDEGWNIVPITTKSRPIDTSRLSKITKPGDFNNQLLAPGGKGSWGSWGKGSSGGTGAKSTGEQDQGRPTTSTLNRFSALQQSGPPSSSSSSMDSDRRVPQRNSSSRDRSDRDRGDRDRFDRFDRRDDRDRGLDRPLQAITKRSFSRESEERRGGDNRGPPDSVRRVSSMTDNRDRGSRDRDRSKETVKPMAAPALPPPAPVKPAMSEEDLDKKSKSIIEEYLHINDLKEAVQCVQELNSVSLLFVFVRNGVEATLERSTIAREHIGLLFQKLVSAKILHPEQYYKGLQEILEIADDMAIDIPHIWLYLAEIITPMLQDGGIPMGQLFREVSKPLLPMGKAAILLVDVLNIFCKGLSHKKAGAMWLEAGLSWKDFLPEDEDVNKFVTEQKMEFTLGEESEKPSKKELTAEELSKHLDRLLQEKANNQRIYDWVEANLDEQKMSSSQFVRALMMSVCQSAIICENPYRVDVEQINQRAKLLQKYLSDEQKELQALYALQALMVQMEQPANLLRMFFDALYDEDVIKEEAFYKWESSKDPAEQQGKGVALKSVTAFFTWLREAESESDNS, translated from the exons CAGCTGCCTACTACCCTGCAACACAGCAGTACCAAACGCCAGTGCCTCCTACACCTGTGATGATGAACCCTGCTCAGCAGCAACAGGCTCCACTTCCACAGCAAGCTGCTCCACAGCCGACAGGGCCAGTCAAACCCAGAGAACGCAAACAG ATAAGGATACGTGACCCCAACCAGGGTGGACGTGATATCACAGAGGAGATAATGTCTGGTGGAAGAACGACTTCCACACCAACTCCTCCACAG aCTGCTGGTACAGAAGTGGGAAGTCCAGTTCAGACCAATGGTGAAAGCGTTCCAACTTTTCCTGCTGAGATCAGCACTG ATGATGAAGTGAAGGCCATGGTAAGTCCTGCATCTGCGTCCACCCCTCCTCCATGTAAGACACCAGAGCCCCCAGCACCTTCATCCATCGACTCTAAACCCGAGTCAGAAGTCAGACCTGCTTCACCAGAGAGCAAGATTCCCAGTCCTCCAGAAGAGGATCTTGTGGTACcctctccttctcctcctcctgcaAACAATCCCCAAACTTCAGAGCCTCAAATTGCAGACAGTGTGGATGCTCCAGTGCTCCCTGAAGCCTCTGCTCAGAAGGAGCCCAAGGAGCCCTGTGCTCCTGTGGAGCCAGAGGAAGCCGAGGAGAAAGAGTATGAACCTGTGGCTGAAACAGAAGTTACAGCAGCCTCAAGTCCAGCTGTTGTCGCCTCCAGTGCGGTGGAGTCTTCTCCTAATGTAGCTGAAGATCGTGATGGTGCCCCTGTAATCACAGAGATGCCCGTTCCAGAACTGGCTGCCGATGAGCCAAAGGAACAGCCTTTGTTAAACGGTTTGCCCCAGGACTCTGCAGAGGTTCCAGATGTAAAGCCAGAGAGCTCCGCTAATCCAGTTGCTGAACAAGTGGTTCCACAGGACCAGCAGAGCTGCCTTACAGCTGTTAAAGCAtctgtggaggaaaccgaaaAGGAGAAAGCGGAAGAGGCCCCCACCCCTGCACCAGTCTGCCTTGTTGAAGAAACAACTATGCAAG CTGCCTCCCCAATAGTgctaaagaagaaaaagaagatcaAGGATCTGAATAAGAAGGATGTTGGAGATGTTCTAGATGCCTTCAAGGAG CCAGAGGAGGAGAAGCCAGCTCCTGAGCCAGAGGTGGTTCAGAAAGAGCCCCCAGCCCCACCAGTGGAAGAGACAGATGAAACATGGGAGGAAAAAGAGGACAAGCTCGACACAGAAAATATTGAGCCAGAGGCATCTAAACCTGTGGAACAGAAATATCAATATAAAGAAG AACAATGGAAACCAATCAACCCAGAGGAGAAGAAACGATATGATCGAGAGTTCCTGCTTGGCTTTCAGTTCATTAGTGCAAGCATGCACAAGCCAGAGGGTTTGCCACACATCAGTGATGTTGTCTTGGACAAG GCAAATAAAACCCCCTTGCGGCCCTTGGACCCCAGGAGTCTGATGAACTGTGGGCCTGATTTCACACCTTCATATGCTAACTTGGGTCGGCAGTCATCCGGAGGAGGAGGGCGAGGACCG TCTGCACGGCGCCCTCAGCCGGGTCGAGGCAAAGACCAGATCAGTCGCAACCCCAAGATCATCACCAGCGTTTCTCTCAAAGACAACATTGAGCTCAACCAGGCTGAGAACGCTTGGACACCCTCGGTCAAGAAGCAAGTACGAAGTCGTggagaagaggaggaggatgatgCGGAAGCCGCTAAAACACAGGAGCTGTTCCGCCGTGTGCGCAGTGTCCTGAACAAGCTCACACCACAGATGTTCCAGCAGCTGATGAAGCAGGTGACCGAGCTCGCCATAGACACTGAAGAGAGGCTCAAGGGTGTCATTGACCTCATCTTCGAGAAAGCCATCTCTGAACCCAACTTCTCTGTAGCTTATGCCAACATGTGCCGGTGCCTTATGGGG CTTAAAGTCCCCACTTCAGACAAACCGGGAGTCACTGTGAATTTCCGCAAACTGCTACTGAACCGCTGTCAGAAGGAGTTTGAAAAGGACAAGGATGATGATGAGATCTTTGAGCAGAAACAGAAGGAGCTGGATGCTGCTACTGAG GAAGAGGAGCGTCAGCGCCTGAATGACGAGCTTCAAGATGCCAAGGACAAAGCACGCAAACGGTCGCTGGGAAACATCAAGTTCATCGGCGAGCTGTTCAAGCTGAAAATGCTGACAGAGCCCATCATGCACGACTGCATTGTCAAGCTCTTGAAGAACCATGATGAGGACAGCTTAGAGTGCCTTTGCCGGCTGCTGTCCACCATTGGCAAAGACTTAGACTTTGAGAAGGCCAAG CCTCGTATGGATCAGTACTTCCACCAGATGGAGAAGATCATTAAAGAGAAGAAGACATCATCTAGAATCCGTTTCATGCTTCAGGATGTTTTGGACTTGCGAAAG AACAACTGGGTGCCCAGGAGAGGAGATCAGGGCCCTAAGACCATTGACCAGATCCATAAAGAGGCAGAGTTGGAGGAACACAGAGAGCAAATCAAAGTCCAACAGCAGCTGCTGTCTAAGAAAGACTCAAGTCAGGGTCGTGGGGGTCGTGGTGGGCCACACTCTTCTGGGGGCCGCGGGAGCCAGACCCAGGATGAGGGATGGAACATAGTGCCTATTACCACTAAGAGCAGACCGATTGACACCAGTCGCCTCAGCAAAATTACTAAG CCTGGTGATTTCAACAACCAGTTGCTGGCCCCAGGAGGCAAGGGCTCATGGGGCAGCTGGGGTAAAGGGAGCAGTGGAGGCACAGGAGCAAAGTCTACTGGAGAACAAG ACCAGGGACGACCAACCACGAGCACACTCAACCGCTTCTCTGCACTGCAGCAGTCTGGACCACCTTCGTCGTCCTCATCCTCAATGGACTCTGATCGTAGAGTGCCTCAAAG AAACAGCTCTAGCAGGGACCGTAGTGATAGAGATCGTGGTGACCGTGATCGCTTTGACCGTTTTGATCGACGAGATGACCGGGATAGAGGCCTGGACAGACCACTTCAGGCCATCACCAAACGCAGCTTCAGCCGAGAAAGTGAAGAGCGCAGAGGCGGTGATAACCGCGGACCACCAGATTCTGTACGCCGCGTGTCCAGCATGACAGACAACCGTGACCGAGGAAGTCGAGACCGCGATAGAAGCAAAGAAACTG TGAAGCCAATGGCGGCTCCTGCTCTTCCTCCGCCTGCTCCAGTCAAACCAGCCATGAGCGAAGAAGACCTGGACAAGAAGTCCAAATCTATCATTGAAGAGTATCTCCACATCAATGACCTGAAG GAGGCCGTGCAGTGTGTGCAGGAGTTAAACAGTGTTTCTCTGCTGTTCGTGTTTGTACGGAACGGTGTAGAGGCCACGCTGGAGCGCAGCACCATTGCTAGAGAGCACATTGGCCTGCTGTTTCAGAAGCTCGTTAGCGCTAAAATACTGCATCCAGAGCAGTACTACAAGGG ACTGCAGGAGATTCTTGAGATCGCAGATGACATGGCTATTGACATTCCCCACATTTGGCTTTATTTGGCTGAAATCATCACCCCCATGCTACAGGACGGTGGCATCCCCATGGGCCAGCTCTTTAG GGAAGTGTCCAAACCTCTACTGCCTATGGGCAAAGCTGCCATCCTGCTTGTTGACGTTCTTAACATTTTCTGCAAAGGACTG AGTCACAAAAAAGCTGGAGCCATGTGGCTGGAGGCTGGACTCAGCTGGAAAGACTTTCTGCCTGAAGATGAGGATGTCAATAAGTTTGTTACAGAACAG AAAATGGAGTTCACACTGGGCGAGGAGTCTGAGAAGCCCAGCAAGAAAGAGCTGACTGCTGAGGAGCTGAGTAAACATTTGGACAGGTTGTTACAAGAAAAAGCCAACAACCAGAGGATCTATGACTGGGTAGAG gccAATCTGGATGAGCAAAAGATGAGCTCTAGTCAGTTTGTGCGAGCACTGATGATGTCAGTGTGCCAGTCTGCCATTATAT GTGAGAACCCTTACCGTGTGGACGTGGAGCAGATTAACCAGAGGGCAAAGCTGCTGCAGAAGTACCTTTCTGATGAACAGAAGGAGCTGCAGGCACTCTACGCTCTCCAGGCTCTCATGGTGCAGATGGAGCAGCCGGCCA ATTTACTGCGCATGTTTTTCGATGCGCTGTACGACGAGGACGTGATCAAGGAGGAAGCCTTTTACAAATGGGAATCCAGCAAAGACCCAGCGGAGCAGCAGGGCAAAGGCGTTGCTCTAAAGTCCGTCACTGCCTTCTTTACATGGTTACGAGAGGCCGAGTCTGAATCCGACAACAGCTAA